The Corylus avellana chromosome ca8, CavTom2PMs-1.0 genome has a segment encoding these proteins:
- the LOC132190284 gene encoding tetraspanin-19-like — protein MVSCTRCCLQSSMRVVNLFLSLCGIGMIIYTLWLLKKWQDGVALLSTVSSLPRPWFIYTCLAVGIAVSLSTLSGHMVANCISNYTLCIYIVSICSLLFLEVGVIVTIFFRMDWEQKIAKYIDGNHKEFRTFVIFHLHMCRFILIMILVPQINVIVLAIILWGIGTEPSTHCSYLDISDFNHSFLLIPNSPIFDETRQICRKCKFLCRANPGESLLSYIKGLLRMRFQGRISTT, from the exons ATGGTGAGTTGCACCAGGTGCTGCCTCCAGAGTTCCATGAGGGTAGTCAACCTTTTTCTCAGTCTGTGTGGGATTGGGATGATCATTTACACCCTTTGGCTGCTCAAGAAGTGGCAAGATGGGGTTGCCCTGCTCTCAACTGTTTCATCTCTACCAAGACCCTG GTTTATTTACACATGTTTAGCAGTGGGAATTGCTGTCTCCTTGAGCACCCTATCTGGTCATATGGTTGCTAATTGTATCAGCAATTATACACTCTGCATA TACATTGTCTCCAtttgctctcttcttttcctaGAAGTTGGTGTGATTGTCACTATTTTCTTCAGGATGGATTGGGAACAA AAAATTGCCAAGTACATTGATGGGAACCATAAAGAGTTCAGGACTTTTGTGATCTTCCATCTACACATGTGTCGCTTCATTCTTATCATGATTTTGGTACCCCAG ATCAATGTGATTGTGCTGGCTATTATTCTTTGGGGCATAGGTACTGAGCCAAGCACTCACTGCAGCTATCTGGATATATCTGATTTTAATCATTCATTTCTTTTGATACCCAACTCCCCAATATTCGATGAGACAAGGCAAATATGTAGAAAATGTAAATTCTTGTGCAGAGCAAATCCAGGGGAAAGCCTTCTTTCATATATTAAGGGCCTTCTTAGAATGAGATTTCAGGGAAGAATCAGTActacttaa